In Pigmentibacter ruber, a genomic segment contains:
- the greA gene encoding transcription elongation factor GreA, with amino-acid sequence MSVETNSPIPITSIGHEKLKEELKRLKTVDRPKVISEIAEARALGDLSENAEYHAAREKQGFIEGRIMELEDKLGRVQVIQIGKGKTDRVVFGALVSLVDVSDDSKGEEKCYRIVGDLEADIKNNAISISSPLAKSLINKTIGDIVTVNLPRGEKYYEVKDIQFTE; translated from the coding sequence ATGTCTGTTGAAACAAACTCTCCCATTCCAATTACCTCAATCGGGCACGAAAAGCTGAAAGAAGAATTGAAAAGATTAAAAACTGTAGATCGTCCAAAAGTAATTTCAGAAATAGCTGAGGCCAGAGCTTTGGGAGATCTTTCAGAAAATGCTGAATATCATGCTGCAAGAGAAAAACAGGGCTTTATTGAAGGTCGTATTATGGAACTCGAAGATAAATTGGGTCGTGTTCAAGTTATTCAAATTGGCAAAGGAAAAACGGATAGAGTTGTATTTGGCGCTTTAGTTTCCTTAGTTGATGTAAGCGATGACTCCAAAGGAGAAGAAAAGTGCTATCGAATAGTAGGGGATTTAGAAGCTGATATTAAGAACAACGCAATATCGATTTCAAGTCCACTTGCAAAATCACTCATTAACAAAACAATTGGTGACATAGTGACCGTAAATCTTCCAAGGGGAGAAAAATATTACGAAGTGAAAGACATTCAATTTACTGAATAA
- a CDS encoding DUF1844 domain-containing protein, with amino-acid sequence MREHSLFDLLVLSLGNAALVGLGIVPEPGTNTNKKDLESAKYNIELLETLQKKTKGNLSQAEDEMLASLLYDLRLKYVEAKK; translated from the coding sequence ATGCGAGAACATTCTTTATTCGATCTTCTTGTTTTATCATTAGGAAATGCAGCACTTGTAGGCCTGGGCATCGTCCCAGAACCAGGGACAAACACAAATAAGAAAGATCTTGAATCCGCTAAATACAACATTGAACTGCTTGAAACTTTACAAAAAAAAACAAAGGGTAACCTTTCACAAGCAGAAGATGAAATGCTAGCAAGCTTACTTTATGACCTACGATTAAAGTATGTTGAAGCTAAGAAGTAA
- a CDS encoding AI-2E family transporter, producing MKSYRGKIFFLCFFLASLGIFLFLNIVIGPIIFAFLIAYLLNPFFEFLEKKGINRAYISFATLVVFALLSLLAVWILFPILFEQLRGLIKLLPGFKIYLEENLLPKIQTIISEFTGQKPYKVIYLYDLFPINVDKVSQTLLVKIGDSTRFLVSVLLLVIFTPFFSYFFMRDFTKMHNIIFDLIPIDLKPTFIEFKEEVNAKLRSVLRGQSIVILTLCVLYPSALLIAGLPTAIAVGILTGLARLVPYMDILVGSFLCFFVLVTNSASTHLIFTVSLAFLVVQCLDGLFITPRIMGRFSGLHPSLVILAVLCFGDWFGFYGVLLAVPLAAVGKVSFAMMIKSYKESQFYKNGSNG from the coding sequence ATGAAATCATATAGAGGTAAAATATTTTTTCTTTGCTTTTTTTTAGCATCCCTAGGGATATTTTTATTTCTAAATATTGTAATTGGGCCAATTATTTTTGCTTTTTTAATAGCATATTTATTAAATCCTTTTTTTGAATTTTTAGAAAAAAAAGGTATAAATAGAGCATATATTTCTTTTGCAACATTAGTAGTATTTGCATTATTATCTTTACTTGCTGTGTGGATATTATTTCCAATTCTTTTTGAGCAGCTAAGAGGTTTGATTAAATTATTACCAGGTTTTAAAATTTATCTTGAAGAAAACTTGTTACCTAAAATACAAACAATTATTTCCGAATTTACTGGACAAAAGCCTTATAAAGTTATTTATCTTTATGACTTATTCCCTATTAATGTTGACAAGGTTAGTCAAACTTTACTTGTAAAAATTGGTGACAGCACAAGATTTTTAGTATCAGTTTTATTATTAGTTATTTTCACTCCATTCTTTTCTTATTTCTTTATGCGTGATTTTACAAAAATGCATAATATTATTTTTGATCTTATTCCAATTGACTTAAAACCTACATTTATAGAATTCAAAGAGGAAGTAAATGCAAAATTACGTTCTGTTTTGCGTGGACAATCCATAGTTATCTTAACATTATGCGTGTTATATCCAAGCGCTTTGCTTATTGCGGGATTACCTACAGCAATTGCAGTGGGAATATTAACAGGATTAGCAAGGCTGGTACCATACATGGATATCTTAGTCGGAAGTTTTCTTTGTTTTTTTGTCTTAGTGACAAATTCAGCTTCAACTCATCTTATTTTTACTGTCTCTCTAGCTTTTTTAGTTGTACAATGCTTAGATGGATTATTCATCACACCAAGAATCATGGGACGATTCTCAGGATTACATCCTTCTCTTGTTATTCTTGCTGTTCTTTGCTTTGGAGACTGGTTTGGTTTTTACGGTGTTTTATTGGCAGTGCCTCTTGCAGCCGTTGGAAAAGTATCCTTTGCAATGATGATTAAATCATATAAGGAATCTCAATTTTATAAAAATGGTAGCAATGGATAA